Proteins from a single region of Lelliottia sp. JS-SCA-14:
- a CDS encoding carbon-nitrogen hydrolase family protein, with the protein MSQWNIAAAQYAPRHNCIDAHVQHHLRFIDAAARQQCNLLVFPELSLTGPAVDGVTLPEPPDEQTLAPIVDAAHTLSITVIAGMTLETHGVRQKGLALFSPNHTQAMRYPQGSGACLIPGKPQLTIVEGQTELPSLDPLAALFTCSQAVGESSWRDAISRLQRFSHKYAIAVLMANSLGHSALWDASGQLIVRADSGELLLTGTWGKQGWQGDIIPLR; encoded by the coding sequence ATGTCCCAATGGAATATTGCCGCCGCGCAGTATGCTCCCCGGCATAACTGCATTGATGCTCACGTTCAGCATCACCTTCGTTTTATCGACGCTGCTGCCCGCCAGCAGTGCAATCTGCTCGTTTTCCCTGAACTTTCGCTGACCGGCCCTGCCGTCGATGGCGTGACGTTGCCTGAGCCGCCTGACGAACAGACACTGGCTCCGATTGTTGACGCCGCACACACCCTTTCCATCACGGTGATCGCCGGAATGACCCTGGAGACGCACGGCGTGCGGCAGAAAGGACTGGCCCTTTTTTCCCCGAATCACACTCAGGCCATGCGCTACCCGCAGGGCAGCGGCGCATGTCTGATACCCGGCAAACCCCAGCTCACTATCGTGGAGGGGCAAACGGAACTGCCGAGTCTCGATCCTCTCGCCGCGCTATTCACCTGCAGCCAGGCCGTCGGTGAGAGCAGCTGGCGCGACGCCATCAGTCGTCTGCAGCGTTTTTCCCATAAATACGCTATTGCAGTGCTGATGGCGAACTCGCTCGGCCACAGCGCCCTGTGGGATGCGAGCGGGCAATTGATTGTTCGCGCCGACAGCGGCGAGCTGTTATTAACCGGAACATGGGGTAAGCAGGGTTGGCAAGGTGATATCATTCCATTACGCTAA
- the exoX gene encoding exodeoxyribonuclease X: protein MLRVIDTETCDLQGGIVEVASVDVIDGQIVNPMSHLVRPDRPISAQAMAIHRITESMVADKPWIEEVIPNYFGSPWYVAHNASFDRRVLPEMPGEWICTMKLARRAWPGIKYSNMALYKSRKLSVKTPEGLHHHRALYDCYITAALLIDIMNNTGWTPDEMATITGRPALLTTFTFGKYRGKPVSEVAERDPGYLRWLYNNLDRMSPELRLTLRHYLDDA from the coding sequence ATGCTGCGTGTAATCGACACCGAAACCTGTGATCTTCAGGGCGGGATTGTAGAGGTCGCGTCCGTTGACGTGATTGACGGACAGATCGTCAACCCCATGAGCCATTTGGTTCGCCCCGACCGTCCTATCAGCGCGCAGGCGATGGCCATTCACCGCATCACGGAATCGATGGTGGCGGATAAACCCTGGATTGAGGAAGTGATCCCGAACTACTTCGGTAGCCCGTGGTACGTGGCGCATAACGCCAGCTTTGACCGCCGCGTATTGCCGGAGATGCCCGGCGAGTGGATCTGCACCATGAAGCTGGCGCGCCGCGCCTGGCCGGGGATTAAATACAGCAATATGGCGCTGTATAAATCCCGCAAGCTCAGCGTGAAAACGCCGGAAGGGTTACATCATCACCGCGCGTTGTACGATTGCTATATCACGGCGGCGTTACTCATTGATATCATGAATAACACCGGCTGGACGCCGGATGAGATGGCGACCATCACCGGACGCCCCGCCCTGTTAACCACCTTTACCTTTGGTAAATATCGCGGCAAACCGGTCTCCGAAGTGGCCGAGCGCGATCCGGGCTATCTGCGCTGGCTGTACAACAACCTCGACCGCATGAGCCCGGAGCTGCGTCTCACGCTCCGCCATTACCTCGACGACGCCTAA
- the ptrB gene encoding oligopeptidase B, with translation MLPKARRIPKALTTHGDTRIDNYYWLRDDERSQPEVLDYLHQENDYGRKVMSSQQALQDRLLEEMVARVPQRDISAPWTKNGYRYRHLYEPGSEYAIYQRQSVLCAEWDDWETLLDANQRAAHSEFYTLGGMGISPDNTIMALAEDYLSRRQYGLRFRNLDTGNWYPEMLDNVSSDFVWANDSETVYYVKKHASTLLPYQVWRHTVGTSSGTDELVYEEQDDTFYVSLHKTTSRHYVIISLASATTTEVLLLDAELPDAQPLCFLPRRKDHEYSLDHFQHTFYLRSNREGKNFGLYKTKVRDERKWEVLIPAREQVMLEGFTLFTDWLVVEERQRGLTSIRQINRKTREVVGIAFDDPAYVTWIGYNPEPESSRLRYGYSSMTTPDTLFELDMNSGQRKVLKQAEVAGFDASHYRSEHLWITARDGVEVPVSLVYHKDHFQKRKNPLLVYGYGSYGASMDADFSSSRLSLLDRGFVFAIAHVRGGGELGQHWYEEGKFLKKKNTFNDYLDVCDELIAQGYGDPKLCFGMGGSAGGMLMGTVINLRPELFKGIVAQVPFVDVVTTMLDESIPLTTGEFEEWGNPQDETYYRYMKEYSPYDNVEAKAYPHMLVTTGLHDSQVQYWEPAKWVAKLRELKTDDNLLLLCTDMDSGHGGKSGRFKSYEGVALEYAFLIGLAQGTLPGHVAAD, from the coding sequence ATGCTGCCAAAAGCCCGACGCATTCCCAAAGCGCTCACCACTCACGGTGACACGCGCATCGATAATTACTACTGGCTGCGGGACGACGAACGCTCGCAGCCGGAAGTGCTTGATTACCTTCATCAGGAAAATGATTACGGCCGCAAGGTGATGTCCTCGCAGCAGGCGCTCCAGGATCGTCTGCTGGAAGAGATGGTCGCGCGGGTTCCGCAGCGCGACATCTCGGCGCCCTGGACCAAAAACGGCTACCGCTATCGTCATCTCTACGAGCCGGGCAGCGAATACGCCATCTATCAGCGCCAGTCTGTGCTTTGTGCCGAATGGGACGACTGGGAGACCCTGCTCGATGCCAACCAGCGCGCGGCGCACAGCGAGTTCTATACCCTCGGCGGGATGGGTATTTCGCCGGATAACACCATCATGGCGCTGGCGGAAGATTACCTGTCACGCCGCCAGTACGGCCTGCGCTTTCGCAATCTGGACACCGGGAACTGGTATCCGGAAATGCTCGATAACGTTTCGTCGGATTTTGTCTGGGCGAACGACTCTGAAACCGTCTATTACGTCAAAAAGCACGCCTCAACGCTGCTGCCTTATCAGGTCTGGCGACATACGGTCGGCACCTCTTCGGGTACCGATGAGCTGGTGTACGAAGAACAGGACGACACCTTTTACGTCAGCCTGCACAAAACCACCTCGCGCCACTATGTGATTATTTCGCTTGCCAGCGCCACGACCACCGAAGTGCTGCTGCTTGATGCGGAGCTGCCCGACGCCCAGCCGCTCTGTTTTCTCCCGCGCCGTAAAGACCACGAGTACAGCCTCGACCATTTCCAGCATACCTTCTATCTGCGCTCCAACCGCGAAGGCAAAAACTTTGGCCTGTATAAAACCAAAGTGCGCGACGAGCGTAAATGGGAAGTGCTGATCCCGGCACGTGAACAGGTGATGCTCGAAGGCTTCACCCTGTTTACCGACTGGCTGGTGGTGGAAGAGCGTCAGCGAGGGCTGACCAGCATCCGGCAAATCAACCGTAAAACGCGCGAAGTGGTGGGGATTGCCTTTGACGATCCGGCGTACGTGACCTGGATTGGCTACAATCCTGAGCCCGAATCCTCCCGGCTGCGCTACGGATATTCGTCGATGACCACGCCCGACACGCTGTTTGAACTCGATATGAATTCCGGCCAGCGGAAAGTGCTCAAGCAGGCCGAAGTGGCCGGGTTTGACGCCAGCCATTACCGCAGCGAACACCTGTGGATCACCGCGCGCGATGGCGTGGAGGTCCCGGTGTCGCTGGTGTATCACAAAGACCATTTCCAGAAGCGTAAAAACCCGCTGCTGGTGTACGGCTACGGCTCTTACGGCGCCAGCATGGACGCCGATTTCAGCAGCAGCCGACTAAGCCTGCTCGACCGGGGATTTGTCTTCGCCATCGCCCACGTGCGCGGCGGCGGGGAATTGGGCCAGCATTGGTACGAAGAAGGGAAATTCCTGAAAAAGAAAAATACCTTTAACGACTATCTGGACGTGTGTGACGAGCTGATTGCTCAGGGCTACGGCGATCCGAAACTGTGTTTTGGCATGGGCGGCAGCGCGGGCGGTATGCTGATGGGGACGGTAATCAATCTGCGTCCTGAGCTGTTTAAAGGCATCGTCGCCCAGGTACCGTTCGTTGATGTGGTCACGACTATGCTCGACGAGTCGATCCCGTTAACCACCGGTGAATTTGAAGAGTGGGGCAATCCACAGGACGAGACCTACTATCGCTACATGAAAGAATACAGCCCGTACGATAACGTCGAAGCGAAGGCTTATCCGCACATGCTGGTGACCACCGGTCTGCACGATTCTCAGGTGCAGTACTGGGAACCGGCAAAATGGGTGGCGAAACTGCGGGAGCTGAAAACCGACGACAACCTGCTACTGCTGTGCACGGATATGGACTCCGGTCACGGTGGGAAATCGGGACGCTTTAAATCCTACGAAGGGGTGGCGCTGGAGTATGCCTTCCTGATTGGCCTGGCGCAGGGGACGCTGCCAGGCCATGTTGCCGCGGATTAG
- a CDS encoding tellurite resistance TerB family protein: protein MSGWLNQLQSMLGQKASSSGGEGLSKLLVPGALGGLAGLLVANKSSRKLLTKYGTGALLAGGGAIAGTVLWNKYKEKVRTAHQDEPHFGEQISPMDLRTERLILALVFAAKSDGHIDDKERSAIEQQMREAGVEAQGRALVAQAIEQPLDPNRLAQSVKNEEEALELYFLSAAAIDIDHFMERSYLNALGDALKIPQDVREGIEQDIKQQKQALQG from the coding sequence ATGTCAGGCTGGTTGAATCAACTGCAATCCATGTTAGGACAGAAAGCGTCGTCATCGGGCGGCGAGGGGCTGAGCAAGCTGCTGGTGCCCGGTGCGCTCGGCGGGCTGGCGGGCCTGCTGGTCGCCAATAAATCCTCGCGCAAACTGCTGACCAAATACGGCACCGGCGCGCTGCTGGCCGGTGGTGGGGCTATTGCCGGAACGGTGCTCTGGAACAAGTACAAAGAGAAAGTGCGGACGGCCCATCAGGATGAACCGCACTTTGGTGAGCAAATTTCACCGATGGATCTGCGTACTGAACGCCTGATCCTGGCCCTAGTGTTTGCCGCGAAAAGCGACGGCCACATCGATGACAAAGAGCGATCCGCCATCGAGCAGCAGATGCGGGAAGCGGGCGTGGAAGCGCAGGGCCGAGCGCTGGTGGCGCAGGCGATTGAACAGCCGCTCGATCCAAACCGTCTGGCGCAGAGTGTGAAAAACGAGGAGGAGGCGCTGGAACTCTATTTCCTGAGTGCCGCAGCCATCGATATCGATCACTTTATGGAGCGCAGCTATCTGAACGCCCTCGGCGACGCGCTGAAAATTCCGCAAGATGTTCGGGAAGGGATCGAACAGGATATTAAGCAGCAAAAACAGGCATTACAGGGGTAA
- the purT gene encoding formate-dependent phosphoribosylglycinamide formyltransferase: protein MTLLGTALRPAATRVMLLGSGELGKEVAIECQRLGIEVIAVDRYADAPAMHVAHRSHVINMLDGNALRALIAEEKPDFVVPEIEAIATDTLIALEQEGQRVVPCARAAKLTMNREGIRRLAAEELAIPTSSYRFADGKDEFLQAVEQIGYPCIIKPVMSSSGKGQSFIRDASALDKAWDYAQQGGRAGAGRVIVEGVVKFDFEITLLTVSAVDGVHFCDPIGHRQEDGDYRESWQPQQMSALALERAQEMARKVVLALGGYGLFGVELFVCGDEVIFSEVSPRPHDTGMVTLISQDLSEFALHVRAFLGLPVGGIRQYGPAASAVILPQLTSQNVTFDNVEAAVGAGLQLRLFGKPEIDGTRRLGVALATGDSVESAVERAKSAAQAVSVKG, encoded by the coding sequence ATGACTCTTTTAGGAACTGCTCTGCGTCCGGCCGCGACGCGCGTCATGCTGTTGGGTTCTGGCGAACTGGGAAAAGAGGTGGCTATCGAGTGCCAGCGCCTGGGGATTGAAGTGATCGCCGTCGATCGCTATGCCGACGCCCCGGCGATGCACGTCGCCCACCGCTCACATGTGATCAATATGCTGGATGGGAACGCCCTTCGCGCTCTGATTGCCGAGGAAAAACCGGACTTTGTGGTACCGGAAATCGAAGCCATCGCCACCGATACGCTGATTGCCCTCGAGCAGGAAGGCCAGCGCGTGGTGCCCTGCGCCCGCGCCGCTAAACTGACCATGAACCGGGAAGGCATTCGTCGTCTGGCCGCCGAGGAGTTAGCGATTCCGACGTCGAGCTACCGCTTTGCCGATGGGAAAGATGAGTTTCTGCAGGCCGTCGAACAGATTGGCTACCCGTGCATCATTAAGCCGGTAATGAGCTCCTCCGGGAAAGGTCAGAGTTTTATCCGTGACGCCTCCGCGCTCGATAAGGCGTGGGATTACGCCCAGCAGGGTGGCCGCGCGGGCGCCGGTCGCGTCATCGTCGAAGGTGTGGTGAAGTTTGATTTTGAAATCACCCTGCTGACAGTCAGCGCCGTGGACGGCGTGCATTTCTGCGATCCGATTGGTCATCGTCAGGAGGATGGCGATTATCGTGAATCCTGGCAGCCGCAGCAGATGAGTGCCCTGGCGCTGGAACGCGCGCAGGAGATGGCCCGCAAAGTGGTGCTGGCGCTCGGCGGTTACGGCCTGTTTGGCGTTGAACTGTTCGTCTGCGGCGATGAGGTGATTTTCAGCGAAGTCTCCCCGCGTCCGCACGACACCGGAATGGTGACGCTGATTTCCCAGGATCTCTCGGAGTTCGCCCTGCACGTGCGCGCGTTCCTCGGTCTGCCGGTTGGCGGCATCCGTCAGTACGGCCCGGCCGCGTCGGCGGTGATCCTGCCGCAGCTGACCAGCCAGAACGTCACCTTTGATAATGTTGAGGCCGCCGTCGGCGCGGGTCTGCAACTGCGTCTGTTTGGTAAACCGGAAATTGACGGCACCCGTCGTCTCGGCGTGGCGTTAGCCACCGGGGATAGCGTGGAAAGTGCGGTTGAGCGCGCGAAAAGTGCAGCGCAGGCCGTCAGTGTGAAGGGATAA
- the kdgA gene encoding bifunctional 4-hydroxy-2-oxoglutarate aldolase/2-dehydro-3-deoxy-phosphogluconate aldolase produces MKNWKTSAEAILTTGPVVPVIVVNKLEHAVPMAKALVAGGVRVLEVTLRTACAMDAIRAIAKEVPDAIIGAGTVLNPQQLAEVTEAGAQFAISPGLTEPLLKAATEGTIPLIPGISTVSELMLGMDYGLKEFKFFPAEANGGTKALQAIAGPFSQVRFCPTGGISPANYRDYLALKSVLCIGGSWLVPADALEAGDWDRITKLAREAVEGAK; encoded by the coding sequence ATGAAAAACTGGAAAACAAGTGCAGAAGCAATCCTGACAACTGGCCCGGTAGTGCCGGTTATCGTGGTGAACAAACTGGAGCACGCCGTCCCGATGGCGAAAGCGCTGGTTGCAGGTGGTGTTCGTGTTCTGGAAGTGACGCTGCGTACCGCATGCGCGATGGATGCGATCCGCGCTATCGCCAAAGAAGTGCCGGACGCAATTATCGGTGCCGGTACCGTGCTCAACCCTCAGCAGCTGGCTGAAGTGACCGAAGCGGGCGCACAGTTCGCCATCAGCCCGGGCCTGACCGAGCCGCTGCTGAAAGCCGCAACCGAAGGCACGATTCCGTTAATCCCAGGTATCAGCACCGTGTCTGAACTGATGCTGGGTATGGATTACGGCCTGAAAGAGTTCAAATTCTTCCCGGCTGAAGCCAATGGCGGCACCAAAGCGCTGCAGGCGATTGCGGGCCCGTTCTCTCAGGTGCGTTTCTGCCCGACGGGCGGTATCTCTCCGGCGAACTACCGCGACTACCTGGCGCTGAAAAGCGTCCTGTGTATCGGTGGCTCCTGGCTGGTTCCGGCGGATGCGCTGGAAGCGGGCGACTGGGATCGCATCACTAAGCTGGCGCGCGAAGCAGTGGAAGGCGCGAAGTAA
- the edd gene encoding phosphogluconate dehydratase yields MNPVLLRVTQRIVERSKETRSAYLARIQQAKTDTVHRSQLACGNLAHGFAACQPDDKASLKSMLRNNIAIITSYNDMLSAHQPYEHYPEIIRKALHSANAVGQVAGGVPAMCDGVTQGQDGMELSLLSREIIAMSAAVGLSHNMFDGALYLGVCDKIVPGLAMAALSFGHLPAIFVPSGPMASGLPNKEKVRIRQLYAEGKVDRSALLEAEAASYHAPGTCTFYGTANTNQMVVEFMGMQLPGSSFVQPDAPLRQALTEAAARQVTRLTGNGNEWMPLGKMVDEKVIVNGIVALLATGGSTNHTMHLVAMARAAGIQINWDDFSDLSEIVPLMARLYPNGPADINHFQAAGGVPVLIRELLKGGLLHEDVNTVAGFGLQRYTMEPWLNDGELDWREGAQDSLDEQVIATFAKPFSHHGGTKVLSGNLGRAVMKTSAVPVENQIVEAPAVIFESQHDVLPAFEAGLLDKDCVVVVRHQGPKANGMPELHKLMPPLGVLLDRCFKIALVTDGRLSGASGKVPSAIHVTPEAYDGGLLAKVRDGDMIRVNGQTGELTLLVDEAELAARKPHIPDLSASRVGTGREMFSALREKLSGAEQGATCITF; encoded by the coding sequence ATGAATCCTGTATTGTTACGCGTAACACAGCGCATTGTTGAGCGCTCGAAAGAGACACGTTCTGCCTACCTCGCCCGCATCCAGCAGGCAAAAACCGACACGGTCCATCGTTCACAGCTCGCCTGCGGGAATCTGGCCCACGGTTTCGCCGCCTGCCAGCCGGACGATAAAGCCTCGCTGAAAAGCATGCTGCGTAACAATATTGCGATCATCACCTCCTACAACGACATGCTCTCCGCACACCAGCCGTACGAACACTACCCGGAAATTATTCGCAAAGCGCTGCACAGCGCCAATGCGGTCGGGCAGGTGGCCGGTGGCGTGCCAGCCATGTGCGACGGCGTAACCCAAGGCCAGGACGGGATGGAGCTCTCCCTGCTAAGCCGCGAAATTATCGCTATGTCTGCGGCGGTGGGCCTGTCCCACAATATGTTCGACGGCGCACTGTACCTCGGCGTGTGCGACAAAATTGTCCCGGGCCTGGCAATGGCGGCCCTGTCGTTCGGTCATCTGCCCGCGATTTTTGTTCCGTCTGGCCCGATGGCGAGCGGTCTGCCGAATAAAGAAAAAGTGCGTATCCGCCAGCTGTATGCGGAAGGCAAAGTGGATCGCAGCGCGCTGCTGGAAGCGGAAGCCGCCTCATATCACGCGCCAGGCACCTGTACGTTCTACGGGACTGCCAACACCAATCAGATGGTGGTGGAGTTCATGGGTATGCAGCTCCCTGGTTCGTCGTTTGTTCAGCCAGATGCGCCGCTGCGTCAGGCCCTGACCGAAGCGGCTGCGCGTCAGGTGACGCGTCTGACCGGCAACGGCAACGAGTGGATGCCGCTCGGTAAAATGGTTGACGAAAAAGTGATCGTCAACGGGATCGTCGCCCTGCTGGCGACCGGCGGTTCCACCAACCACACCATGCACCTGGTCGCGATGGCGCGTGCGGCGGGGATCCAGATTAACTGGGATGATTTCTCTGACCTGTCTGAAATCGTGCCGCTGATGGCGCGTCTCTACCCGAACGGTCCGGCAGATATCAACCACTTCCAGGCGGCGGGCGGCGTACCGGTACTGATCCGCGAGCTGCTGAAAGGCGGCCTGCTGCATGAAGACGTCAACACGGTGGCCGGTTTCGGTCTGCAACGCTACACCATGGAGCCGTGGCTGAATGACGGCGAGCTCGACTGGCGCGAAGGCGCGCAGGATTCCCTCGACGAGCAGGTGATCGCCACCTTCGCGAAGCCATTCTCCCATCACGGCGGCACCAAAGTGCTGAGCGGCAACCTCGGTCGCGCGGTGATGAAAACCTCCGCCGTGCCGGTTGAAAACCAGATCGTGGAAGCGCCAGCGGTGATTTTCGAAAGCCAGCACGACGTGCTGCCTGCCTTCGAAGCTGGCCTGCTGGACAAAGACTGTGTGGTAGTGGTTCGTCACCAGGGACCAAAAGCGAACGGCATGCCAGAATTACATAAACTTATGCCACCACTTGGTGTATTATTGGACCGCTGTTTCAAAATTGCGTTGGTCACCGATGGACGACTCTCCGGCGCATCAGGTAAAGTGCCATCAGCAATCCACGTCACTCCCGAAGCTTACGACGGTGGGTTACTGGCGAAAGTCCGCGATGGCGATATGATCCGCGTGAATGGCCAGACAGGCGAACTGACCCTGCTGGTGGATGAAGCCGAACTGGCCGCCCGTAAGCCGCATATTCCTGACCTGAGCGCGTCGCGTGTGGGAACAGGGCGCGAAATGTTCAGTGCACTGCGCGAGAAGCTCTCCGGTGCTGAACAGGGCGCAACCTGTATTACGTTTTAA
- the zwf gene encoding glucose-6-phosphate dehydrogenase, with protein MAVTQTAQACDLVIFGAKGDLARRKLLPSLYQLEKAGQIHPDTRILGVGRADWDKDAYTKVVREALETFMKEKIDESLWDALSGRLDFCNLDVNDTKSFGRLGKMLDQQNRVTINYFAMPPSTFGAICKGLGEAKLNAKPARVVMEKPLGTSLATSREINDQVGEYFEECQVYRIDHYLGKETVLNLLALRFANSLFANNWDNRTIDHVEITVAEEVGIEGRWGYFDQAGQMRDMIQNHLLQILCMIAMSPPSDLSADNIRDEKVKVLKSLRRIDRSNVREKTVRGQYTSGFAQGKKVPGYLEEEGANKSSNTETFVAIRVDIDNWRWAGVPFYLRTGKRLPTKCSEVVVYFKNPELNLFKESWQELPQNKLTIRLQPDEGVDIQVLNKVPGLDHKHNLQTTKLDLSYSETFNETHLADAYERLLLETMRGIQALFVRRDEVEEAWKWVDSITEAWAADQDAPKPYQAGTWGPVASVAMITRDGRSWNEFE; from the coding sequence ATGGCGGTAACGCAAACAGCCCAGGCATGTGACCTGGTCATTTTCGGCGCGAAAGGCGATCTTGCACGCCGTAAATTGCTGCCTTCCCTGTATCAACTGGAAAAAGCAGGCCAGATCCACCCGGACACTCGCATCCTGGGCGTGGGCCGCGCTGACTGGGATAAAGACGCCTACACCAAAGTGGTGCGTGAAGCGCTCGAAACGTTCATGAAAGAGAAGATCGATGAAAGTTTGTGGGATGCGCTGAGCGGTCGTCTTGATTTCTGCAACCTGGATGTCAACGATACCAAGTCGTTTGGCCGTCTGGGCAAGATGCTGGACCAGCAAAACCGTGTGACCATCAACTACTTCGCGATGCCGCCAAGCACCTTCGGCGCCATCTGCAAAGGTCTGGGCGAAGCGAAACTCAACGCCAAACCGGCGCGTGTAGTCATGGAAAAACCGCTGGGGACTTCTCTTGCGACTTCGCGTGAAATCAACGACCAGGTCGGGGAATACTTCGAAGAGTGCCAGGTTTACCGTATCGACCACTATCTGGGTAAAGAGACGGTGCTGAACCTGCTGGCCCTGCGTTTTGCGAACTCCCTGTTTGCGAACAACTGGGACAACCGCACCATCGATCACGTGGAAATTACCGTGGCTGAAGAGGTGGGCATCGAAGGGCGCTGGGGTTACTTTGACCAGGCTGGTCAGATGCGCGACATGATCCAGAACCACCTGCTGCAAATCCTCTGCATGATCGCCATGTCTCCGCCGTCCGATCTCTCTGCGGATAACATTCGTGACGAAAAAGTGAAGGTGCTGAAGTCTCTGCGCCGCATCGATCGCTCGAACGTGCGTGAGAAAACCGTCCGCGGTCAGTACACCTCCGGTTTCGCGCAGGGTAAAAAAGTCCCTGGCTATCTGGAAGAAGAGGGCGCGAACAAGTCCAGCAACACCGAGACTTTCGTGGCGATCCGCGTCGATATCGACAACTGGCGCTGGGCGGGTGTTCCGTTCTATCTGCGCACCGGTAAACGTCTGCCGACCAAATGCTCTGAAGTCGTGGTCTATTTCAAGAACCCGGAACTGAACCTGTTCAAAGAGTCCTGGCAGGAGCTGCCGCAGAACAAACTGACAATCCGTCTGCAGCCTGATGAGGGCGTGGATATTCAGGTGCTGAACAAAGTGCCGGGCCTGGATCACAAGCACAACCTGCAAACCACCAAGCTGGATCTGAGCTACTCCGAAACCTTCAACGAAACGCACCTGGCCGATGCTTACGAGCGTCTGCTGCTGGAAACCATGCGTGGGATCCAGGCGCTGTTCGTGCGTCGCGATGAAGTGGAAGAGGCGTGGAAGTGGGTCGACTCCATTACCGAAGCCTGGGCAGCCGATCAGGATGCGCCAAAACCGTATCAGGCAGGCACCTGGGGACCGGTCGCGTCAGTAGCGATGATCACCCGCGATGGCCGTTCCTGGAACGAGTTCGAGTAA
- a CDS encoding MurR/RpiR family transcriptional regulator, with product MNMLEKIQFQLEHLSKSERKVAEVILASPTQAIHSSIAALAQESGVSEPTVNRFCRSLETRGFPDFKLHLAQSLANGTPYVNRNVDEDDSVEAYTGKIFESAMATLDHVRQSLDKASLNRAVDLLTQAKKIAFFGLGSSAAVAHDAMNKFFRFNVPVIYSDDIVLQRMSCMNCNEDDVVVLISHTGRTKSLVELAQLARENDAMVIALTTAGTPLAREATLAITLDVPEDTDMYMPMVSRLAQLTVIDVLATGFTLRRGAKFRDNLKRVKEALKESRFDKELLIKGDVP from the coding sequence ATGAACATGCTGGAAAAAATCCAGTTTCAACTGGAACACCTTAGCAAATCCGAGCGTAAAGTGGCGGAAGTTATTCTCGCCTCACCGACTCAGGCCATTCATTCCAGCATCGCCGCTCTGGCGCAGGAGTCGGGGGTCAGCGAGCCTACCGTCAACCGCTTTTGTCGCAGTCTTGAGACGCGCGGTTTTCCTGATTTTAAACTGCATCTGGCCCAAAGTCTGGCAAACGGCACGCCCTATGTAAATCGCAATGTCGATGAAGACGACAGCGTAGAGGCCTATACGGGCAAAATTTTTGAATCGGCGATGGCGACCCTCGACCATGTGCGCCAGTCGCTGGATAAAGCGTCGCTCAATCGCGCCGTGGATCTGCTCACCCAGGCGAAAAAAATCGCCTTCTTCGGGCTGGGCTCTTCCGCTGCCGTGGCCCACGACGCAATGAACAAATTTTTTCGCTTTAATGTCCCGGTGATTTACTCCGATGACATTGTGCTGCAACGCATGAGCTGTATGAATTGTAACGAAGATGACGTGGTGGTGCTGATCTCCCACACCGGGCGGACCAAAAGTCTGGTGGAGCTGGCGCAGCTGGCGCGTGAAAACGATGCCATGGTGATTGCCCTCACCACCGCCGGAACGCCGCTGGCGCGTGAAGCGACGCTGGCCATTACGCTGGATGTGCCGGAAGATACGGACATGTATATGCCGATGGTCTCCCGGCTGGCGCAGTTAACGGTCATCGACGTGCTGGCAACGGGATTTACCCTGCGTCGCGGCGCGAAATTCAGAGATAACTTGAAGCGGGTCAAAGAAGCGCTCAAGGAATCGCGTTTTGATAAAGAATTGCTCATTAAGGGCGATGTACCCTGA